Genomic segment of Tindallia californiensis:
ACCATCGGCATAAACAGCACCTATAATGGACAGAGCAACGTCTTGTGGTCCAACGCCTGGTTTTGGTTTTCCGTATAAATACACGGCTACCACACCAGGATAAGTAATATCATAGGTTTTTCCAACCAACTGCTTCGCCAGTTCGCCTCCACCCTCACCAACAGCTAAAGTACCAAGGGCTCCATAACGGGTGTGGCTGTCAGAACCGAGAATCATTTTTCCACAACCGGCCATCATTTCACGATTATAGGAGTGAATTACGCCTAAGTTGGTGGGAAGGTAGACGCCTCCGTATTTTTGAGCTGCCGATAAAGCAAATTTATGGTCATCTTCATTAATGGTGCCTCCAACGGCACATAATGAATTGTGGCAATTCGTTAAGATATATGGGAGCGGGAAGTTTTTCATGCCACTTGCCCGTGCCGTCTGGATAATTCCAACATACGTGATGTCATGAGAGGTCATGGAATCAAATTTCAATTTCAAACTGGTCATGTCTTCCGAGGTATTATGTGTTTCAAGAAGATGATAGGTAATTGTTTTTTTTCTGGCTGTTGCTTCCGCCACTTCATCACCAGTTAATTGCTGAAGTTTTTGAGGTGCGTTTTCATCATTTTCTACCATCTCTGTACCGTTTACCAGGTAAACTCCGTTGCGATACTTTTTAACCATTTTAGCTCCTCCTCAATGACGATCTCACAACTCTAGAACAGAATTCACGACACTGTTTTATCTTTCCCCTACAGAAATATTAAGCTCCTTCTTCAAACCTTTGATTTTTTGCTTCTCTTATTTTTTTCATTACAAAAGGTGCGATCGAAAGAATTACAATACTAATCAGTAAAGCTAAACTTATGGGTCGGGTGAAAAACACGGTATAGTCTCCACCGTAACGAATTGCCGTTCTGATAAAGTGAGCATCTGCCATAGGACCAAGGACAATACCCAGCACTACAGCAATCGCCGGATAATCGTATTTTTTCATAATCCATCCTAAGAAGCCAAATACAAACATAATCCGTGCATCAAACATGCTGTTGGACAAAGCAAAAGAACCTACGATACACAAGATAGCAATGGATGGTGTCAGTATTTTGGTTGATACATTCAGTACTCCTGTTAATGTATAGGAAAAGAAAATTCCCCCAATGTACATCACAATCTGACTTAAAAACAAAGCAATGATAATAGCATATACAAATTCCATCTGATTCATAAATAATCTTGGACCTGGTTGAAGCCCATGAAGCATTAGAGCTCCTAGCATCATTGCGGTTGTTCCACCACCAGGGATTCCCAATGCCAACATGGTAATCATTGCACCACCAGTAGAAGCATTGTTAGACGATTCTGCGGCAATAACCCCATCTGGATTTCCTTTTCCAAAGCTATCTGGCTCTTTAGAGGATAGCTTTGCCTGATTATAACTTATAAAGCTGGCAATAGTTGCACCTGCCGCTGGTACAGCTCCAATAAAGGTACCTATTCCGCTTGAGCGAAGTAAGTTAATCGGTGATTTCAAGCATTTCACTGTGCCTAAGAACATCTCTTTATAGCTTCTTTCAACTTTTTCAGAATCGCTAGTTACGTATTCCTTATTGATCATGCTGTATAATTCTGTAAACGCTAAAAACCCTATAATAGCAGGCATTTGTGAAACTCCATCCAAGAGGTTTGTAAACCCAAAAGTAGCTCTAACCGCTCCTGTTGGTGAAATTCCTACAGCGGATATTAACACACCAAAAAGTCCGGCTAGAATGGCTTTTGCAAAACTTCCTTGTTTCATACTAGCAATAATGGTTAAGCCTAAGACGGCTAACAAAAACATTTCCGGCGCTCCAAAACGAATAGCAAATCCTGCAATAGGATACATAGCTACTAAAAGCAGTGCGTAGCTTATGACTCCTCCCACTACTGATGAACCAATGGCAAGACCCAATGCTTCGCTGGATTTTCCTTGCTTTGTCATT
This window contains:
- a CDS encoding tripartite tricarboxylate transporter permease, whose amino-acid sequence is MIEWSAFLGGASQLMSLEIALIITFGVFFGIIAGAIPGFSSAMAIAILLPVTYTMDALTAMVFLASNYAGSTYGGSIAAILLNAPGTPGAVATAFDGYEMTKQGKSSEALGLAIGSSVVGGVISYALLLVAMYPIAGFAIRFGAPEMFLLAVLGLTIIASMKQGSFAKAILAGLFGVLISAVGISPTGAVRATFGFTNLLDGVSQMPAIIGFLAFTELYSMINKEYVTSDSEKVERSYKEMFLGTVKCLKSPINLLRSSGIGTFIGAVPAAGATIASFISYNQAKLSSKEPDSFGKGNPDGVIAAESSNNASTGGAMITMLALGIPGGGTTAMMLGALMLHGLQPGPRLFMNQMEFVYAIIIALFLSQIVMYIGGIFFSYTLTGVLNVSTKILTPSIAILCIVGSFALSNSMFDARIMFVFGFLGWIMKKYDYPAIAVVLGIVLGPMADAHFIRTAIRYGGDYTVFFTRPISLALLISIVILSIAPFVMKKIREAKNQRFEEGA